From one Ignavibacteria bacterium genomic stretch:
- a CDS encoding phosphatase PAP2 family protein → MQVRAAYRPKLQTVFPAFQTIPPHCSYGLRTGLGLSILCALFLQVQTQAQQDNCTAASWEAGIVREFNRHNDETTIGASRAVSDALLPVTFGVPALLWLGSAATANTNGAAAQRYAAETGLQSFVTLLTAYGTSTIMKYIVTRERPFAAYPNCITGYEKPTDPSFPSSHAAGTAALATALSLRYPVWYVIGPSVLYALATGVSRMNLGVHYISDVLTGYVIGVASGILVNKLNSTLFMAAESVLPGHQAVIVSPSSTHLLSIVIQL, encoded by the coding sequence TATCGTCCTAAATTGCAGACTGTGTTCCCGGCATTCCAAACCATACCACCACATTGTTCCTACGGGCTTCGTACAGGTCTTGGCCTTAGCATCCTGTGTGCACTGTTCCTGCAGGTGCAGACGCAGGCGCAACAGGACAACTGTACTGCTGCGTCGTGGGAAGCCGGAATCGTACGTGAATTTAACCGGCATAACGATGAAACCACAATCGGCGCCTCGAGGGCAGTGAGTGACGCCCTGCTGCCGGTGACGTTTGGCGTCCCCGCACTCCTCTGGCTGGGATCAGCAGCAACCGCCAATACCAACGGGGCGGCAGCACAGCGTTACGCTGCCGAGACGGGTCTGCAGAGTTTTGTCACACTTTTAACGGCATACGGCACAAGCACCATAATGAAGTATATCGTTACCAGGGAGCGTCCGTTTGCCGCATATCCCAACTGCATTACAGGGTACGAGAAACCAACCGATCCATCGTTTCCCAGCTCGCATGCTGCCGGAACAGCGGCCCTGGCTACGGCACTGTCACTGCGCTATCCTGTATGGTACGTTATCGGGCCATCCGTCCTGTATGCCCTTGCCACAGGGGTCAGCCGCATGAACCTGGGCGTCCATTACATCAGCGACGTACTCACCGGTTATGTGATTGGTGTAGCAAGCGGCATTTTAGTAAACAAACTGAATTCCACACTCTTCATGGCTGCAGAATCCGTCCTCCCAGGGCATCAGGCTGTTATAGTTTCACCATCGTCAACACACCTGCTTTCAATCGTTATTCAGCTTTAG
- a CDS encoding carbon-nitrogen hydrolase: MMLLSVVQFTPQYMATDVNLEAMADIISTTKTDVIVFPELSTSGYFMQTTDEVRSVALHRSDPRLTSLVNRAAVQKKVVVFGFPENNGLDRFFNSALVGGLGIPEYVYRKTHLFYKEQLIFTPGDSGFQVVQIPQHDCNLGIMICYDWRFPESTRTLALRGADVVAAPSNLVTEVWPMVMPARALENKVFLAVANREGTETNNAESVHFNGCSTIYSYNGRALTTVEANAGTGTHVLTVEINPADTRNKSFNEFNNVFHDRRPEMYE; encoded by the coding sequence ATTATGTTGCTCTCCGTTGTTCAATTTACGCCCCAATACATGGCCACCGACGTTAACCTGGAGGCCATGGCCGACATCATTTCAACCACAAAAACCGATGTGATCGTTTTCCCGGAATTAAGTACCAGCGGCTACTTTATGCAAACGACTGACGAGGTTAGAAGCGTTGCACTCCACCGTTCCGACCCCCGCCTTACTTCGCTCGTCAACCGTGCTGCTGTACAGAAAAAAGTTGTTGTGTTTGGCTTTCCGGAAAACAACGGTCTTGACCGTTTTTTTAACAGTGCTCTTGTAGGGGGCTTGGGCATACCCGAATACGTGTACCGGAAGACGCATCTGTTTTACAAAGAGCAGTTAATCTTTACCCCCGGTGATTCCGGCTTCCAGGTTGTACAGATACCACAGCACGATTGTAATCTGGGTATTATGATTTGTTATGACTGGCGTTTTCCGGAAAGCACCCGAACCCTTGCCCTCCGTGGGGCCGATGTTGTTGCTGCACCCTCGAATCTGGTCACCGAGGTATGGCCGATGGTGATGCCGGCGCGGGCACTGGAAAACAAGGTTTTTCTGGCTGTTGCCAATCGCGAAGGAACGGAAACCAACAATGCTGAATCGGTCCATTTTAACGGATGCAGTACCATTTACAGCTATAACGGACGCGCACTTACCACTGTCGAGGCTAATGCCGGCACCGGAACTCATGTTTTGACTGTTGAGATAAACCCTGCCGATACCAGGAACAAGAGCTTTAACGAATTCAATAACGTTTTTCATGACCGGCGACCGGAGATGTACGAATGA
- a CDS encoding UDP-N-acetylmuramate--L-alanine ligase: MNFSSIRHIHLVGIGGIGMSGIAEILLSQGFTVSGSDVVRSDTTDRLEDIGIAVFIGHAGTNILGADLVVYSSAVAPSENLETVAATHAGIPIIRRAEMLSELSRIKYCLAIAGTHGKTTTTSMSGLILMKAGFDPTVIVGGRLRGLGGSNARLGHGNWIVLEADEYDRSFLQLLPTIAIITNIEADHLDIYNNLDEIKTAFVEFANKVPFYGTACVCIDDPGVRSVLPLISKVTISFGLSSDATVRAVDLVYSERSSTFTVLYRSEPLGSITLNVPGDHNVRNALGAIAAALVCQAPFEKIREALAEFTGVYRRFEIKTETESLMVVDDYAHHPTEIRSTLQAATNGWKRRIVVVFQPHTYTRTRDLADEFGNSFGQADVLIVTNVYAAREQPLPGITGETIVRAAKAAGHFNVLYAPTLDDATNILQTVRKHGDMIITLGAGNVWQVAQRVSAETQFL, from the coding sequence ATGAATTTCTCTTCTATCCGGCACATCCACCTTGTTGGTATCGGTGGTATTGGCATGAGCGGTATTGCCGAGATCCTGTTAAGTCAGGGCTTCACCGTCAGCGGATCAGACGTTGTCCGCAGTGATACCACAGACAGGCTGGAAGACATTGGTATTGCGGTTTTCATCGGACACGCTGGTACGAATATTCTGGGTGCTGACCTGGTTGTTTATTCCAGTGCCGTAGCCCCTTCAGAAAATCTTGAAACTGTTGCAGCCACCCATGCCGGCATACCCATTATCCGGCGGGCTGAAATGCTCTCGGAGTTATCCCGAATTAAATACTGTCTGGCCATTGCCGGCACCCACGGGAAAACCACAACCACCAGCATGAGTGGGCTTATATTGATGAAAGCCGGTTTCGATCCTACCGTCATCGTTGGTGGCCGACTGCGTGGATTGGGTGGCAGCAATGCCCGCCTGGGCCACGGGAACTGGATTGTTCTGGAAGCCGATGAGTATGATAGATCGTTTTTGCAGCTGCTTCCCACCATTGCCATTATTACCAACATCGAAGCCGACCACCTGGATATTTACAACAACCTGGACGAGATTAAAACTGCCTTTGTGGAGTTTGCCAACAAGGTACCTTTTTACGGAACAGCGTGTGTGTGTATCGATGACCCGGGCGTTCGGTCAGTTCTTCCTTTGATCAGCAAGGTTACCATTAGCTTTGGTCTATCCAGCGATGCCACAGTTCGAGCCGTGGATCTTGTGTATTCCGAACGCTCCAGCACGTTTACGGTTTTGTACCGTTCAGAACCTTTGGGGAGCATCACGCTGAACGTTCCCGGTGACCATAACGTACGCAACGCCCTGGGTGCCATCGCTGCAGCCCTTGTTTGCCAGGCCCCCTTTGAGAAAATCAGGGAGGCACTTGCCGAGTTTACGGGCGTATATCGCAGGTTCGAGATTAAAACCGAGACGGAATCCCTGATGGTGGTTGATGATTATGCCCACCATCCTACCGAAATTCGAAGTACCCTGCAGGCTGCGACTAACGGCTGGAAACGGCGAATTGTTGTTGTTTTTCAGCCACATACGTACACCCGTACCCGCGACCTTGCCGATGAATTTGGTAACAGTTTTGGTCAGGCCGACGTTTTGATCGTTACCAATGTGTACGCTGCAAGGGAACAGCCCCTCCCGGGTATCACGGGTGAAACCATCGTTAGAGCAGCCAAGGCTGCCGGACACTTCAACGTACTGTATGCTCCAACCCTTGATGATGCAACCAATATCCTGCAGACGGTGCGGAAGCATGGCGACATGATTATAACACTCGGTGCAGGAAATGTGTGGCAGGTTGCCCAACGTGTTTCGGCAGAAACACAATTCCTTTAA
- a CDS encoding peptidylprolyl isomerase produces the protein MRYIFLSTVLVLASLGTAPLQSQHNKSARSTTSKTQNDLSNQVLATVGAEKVTYAEVQRAFQKNLSRREVPFSSVPRDTALEFLKLYTNYRLKVADALDRGIDKDENVQADIANNRKLLAETWYLDNAFVNKRVAELAQRRLDEIKMSVILCAVHKPNDDRWDTTQSKAKATALIAMLNQGADFAKLARDSSDDKETGAKSGQLPWISGGSIIKAVEDEAYSLKTGAYSVTPVETRFGYFIIKVNDRGPRDIVKFRHILLQVKEGRDSNATNALADSLITILKAKPAQQEKLLKARGLDSKGDVFETLAKTYSDDDASAPRGGYLGAPYSRSAGLESNNSHLIPEFEDAVFALRDGEISTKVHTIYGVHIIRRDSTKHTDAIAETDNAKKTYRRLYFEDDKRQHYDSLKNAWGYHWNTDVFNTLMNTIDTTKNSSDTSWWKKIPDDQLPKTIYSYPAGGLTVKDLTDSMHIRMDMRGYTLNRTGFERAANKITDPILLEQATRNLDKADPEFAALMREFNDGILLFKVEEQEVWSKLKFDTTDARVFFDSTRSRWMTDQRYVVSEIFMLTDSAVNNIQQQLLAGADFTTLARTHTQRQAMRETSGKYPTALSPKTSAIARKVEELGLKVGQISSPFTIDRGTAIIRLDAIEPPRQKTFEEAMSELAPAYQDQLQKKLTNSWLDSVRKRHTVTLNQKAINAIWR, from the coding sequence ATGCGTTACATTTTCCTTTCTACGGTGCTGGTTTTGGCATCGTTGGGCACAGCCCCGCTTCAGTCACAACACAACAAGTCAGCCCGGAGCACGACCTCCAAAACTCAGAATGATCTTTCAAACCAGGTCCTTGCTACCGTCGGCGCCGAAAAGGTCACCTATGCCGAAGTACAGAGGGCATTTCAGAAAAACCTTTCACGCCGGGAAGTCCCGTTCAGCAGCGTACCACGGGATACCGCCCTTGAATTCCTGAAACTCTATACCAATTACCGTCTGAAAGTAGCCGATGCGTTAGATCGCGGCATTGATAAAGACGAAAATGTTCAGGCCGATATCGCCAATAACCGAAAGCTGCTTGCGGAAACCTGGTATCTTGATAATGCCTTTGTAAACAAGAGGGTTGCTGAGCTAGCACAGCGTCGGCTTGACGAAATTAAAATGTCGGTTATCCTGTGCGCTGTCCACAAACCCAATGACGACCGATGGGATACCACGCAGAGCAAGGCCAAGGCAACAGCATTAATTGCGATGCTTAACCAGGGAGCTGATTTTGCCAAACTGGCCCGTGATTCATCCGATGATAAGGAAACGGGTGCAAAGAGCGGACAACTCCCGTGGATTAGTGGCGGTTCCATCATTAAAGCCGTCGAAGACGAAGCCTATTCGCTCAAAACCGGTGCCTACTCGGTTACCCCGGTCGAAACACGGTTTGGCTACTTCATCATTAAGGTGAACGACAGGGGACCCCGAGATATCGTAAAATTCCGGCATATCCTGCTACAGGTAAAGGAAGGTCGTGACAGTAACGCCACAAACGCCCTGGCTGACTCACTGATTACAATCCTGAAAGCCAAGCCAGCGCAACAAGAAAAACTTTTGAAAGCCCGTGGACTTGATTCAAAGGGCGATGTGTTTGAAACCCTGGCTAAAACGTACAGCGATGATGACGCCTCCGCACCGCGCGGCGGATACCTGGGTGCTCCGTATTCCCGGTCTGCCGGCTTAGAAAGCAACAACTCTCACCTGATCCCTGAATTTGAGGATGCCGTGTTTGCACTCCGTGATGGTGAAATTTCAACCAAGGTACACACCATATATGGCGTACATATCATACGGCGCGACTCAACAAAACATACGGATGCAATAGCCGAAACCGATAATGCTAAAAAAACATATCGCCGACTCTATTTTGAAGACGACAAGCGTCAGCACTACGATTCGCTGAAAAATGCCTGGGGATACCACTGGAATACCGATGTGTTTAATACGCTGATGAATACGATTGATACGACAAAGAACTCCAGCGACACGTCATGGTGGAAAAAGATTCCCGACGATCAATTACCCAAAACCATCTACAGCTACCCAGCAGGCGGGTTAACTGTAAAAGATCTTACCGACTCCATGCACATTCGTATGGATATGCGGGGATACACACTCAACAGAACCGGCTTCGAACGGGCAGCAAATAAAATTACCGATCCAATACTGCTGGAACAGGCAACACGAAACCTGGATAAAGCCGATCCCGAGTTTGCCGCACTTATGCGTGAGTTCAATGATGGCATTCTGCTCTTTAAAGTTGAAGAGCAGGAAGTCTGGAGTAAACTAAAATTCGATACTACCGATGCACGGGTGTTTTTTGATTCTACCCGCTCCAGATGGATGACTGATCAGCGATATGTTGTGTCGGAGATATTTATGCTTACCGACAGTGCCGTCAACAACATTCAGCAACAGCTGCTGGCCGGTGCAGATTTTACAACCCTTGCACGCACACACACGCAGCGTCAGGCTATGCGCGAAACCAGTGGCAAGTATCCGACAGCGCTATCACCCAAGACCAGTGCCATTGCACGCAAGGTGGAAGAGCTCGGGTTAAAGGTTGGACAGATTTCTTCACCGTTCACGATCGATCGCGGGACTGCAATAATCCGTCTGGACGCTATTGAGCCGCCACGGCAGAAAACATTCGAAGAAGCAATGTCAGAACTGGCACCAGCGTACCAGGACCAGCTGCAAAAGAAACTTACCAACTCCTGGCTCGACAGTGTCCGGAAGCGTCACACAGTTACACTTAATCAGAAAGCCATCAATGCCATCTGGCGTTAA
- a CDS encoding peptidylprolyl isomerase, producing the protein MPSGVNLFVKGLWLTCLTFAVVNPAGIRAQDALDRIVAIVGEEIILKSDIDGQVSIMAQQNPGVDKSSPNVRQFVLDQLINERLVLAAAVEDTNIAVTDEEISQRMEQQIAMMVQQFGSEQRIEQLYGMSMTRIRREFRDEIRKQLLAHKKREAMFGDVKATRNDVERFYQEYKDSLPIIPDRVDLYHIVKYVKAGEQQKKEALALALAIRDSNVRLGVEFEKLARSHSADPGSAENGGDLGSVEKGKFVPSFEAAAFALLPGQVSEPVESPFGYHIIELVSKTPTSIHCKHILIKVGQSEEDKAEIRKQLTTLKGRAENGENFEDLAKEFSEERETQGFGGAMGQLDVQRLPPDMKKVVNDLADGGISDPLPYSADPTKPGYHIIYKKRLIREHRPSLEYDYKAIEQMAVYAKKQKLEQAWVSELRKTKYWEVRD; encoded by the coding sequence ATGCCATCTGGCGTTAATCTGTTTGTTAAGGGGCTTTGGCTTACCTGCCTTACGTTCGCTGTAGTGAACCCGGCTGGCATTCGTGCACAGGATGCCCTAGACCGAATTGTTGCCATTGTTGGCGAAGAAATCATTTTAAAGAGCGATATCGACGGTCAGGTCTCGATTATGGCTCAGCAAAATCCCGGTGTCGATAAAAGCAGCCCAAACGTGCGTCAGTTTGTTCTTGACCAGCTTATCAATGAAAGGCTTGTCCTGGCCGCTGCCGTTGAAGACACAAACATCGCTGTTACCGATGAAGAGATTAGTCAGCGTATGGAGCAGCAGATTGCAATGATGGTGCAACAGTTCGGGTCAGAGCAACGGATTGAACAGCTCTACGGCATGAGCATGACCAGAATTCGTCGTGAATTCAGGGATGAAATCCGGAAGCAGCTTCTGGCTCATAAAAAGCGGGAAGCAATGTTTGGCGACGTGAAAGCCACCCGTAATGATGTAGAGCGGTTCTATCAGGAGTACAAGGACTCTCTGCCCATCATTCCTGACCGTGTTGATCTGTATCACATCGTGAAGTACGTTAAGGCAGGCGAACAACAAAAGAAAGAAGCCCTTGCGCTTGCCCTTGCCATACGTGACTCAAACGTCAGACTTGGCGTAGAGTTTGAAAAACTGGCGCGCAGCCATAGCGCCGACCCCGGCTCTGCTGAAAATGGCGGTGACCTGGGCTCGGTGGAAAAGGGCAAGTTTGTGCCCTCCTTCGAAGCGGCTGCCTTTGCCTTGCTGCCCGGACAGGTATCTGAGCCGGTGGAAAGTCCGTTTGGTTACCACATCATCGAACTTGTGAGTAAGACGCCAACCAGCATCCACTGCAAACACATCCTGATTAAAGTAGGCCAAAGCGAGGAAGACAAAGCCGAAATCAGGAAACAACTCACCACACTGAAAGGTCGGGCTGAAAACGGTGAGAATTTCGAGGATCTGGCAAAAGAGTTTTCGGAAGAGCGCGAAACACAGGGCTTTGGTGGAGCCATGGGGCAACTGGACGTCCAGCGACTGCCACCTGACATGAAGAAGGTTGTAAACGACCTTGCCGATGGAGGGATTAGTGACCCATTACCCTATTCAGCCGATCCCACAAAACCGGGATATCACATTATTTACAAAAAGCGTTTAATCCGCGAACACCGGCCATCACTTGAATACGACTATAAGGCCATCGAACAAATGGCCGTGTATGCCAAGAAGCAAAAGCTGGAACAAGCGTGGGTTAGCGAACTTCGGAAAACCAAGTACTGGGAAGTGCGGGATTGA